A single genomic interval of Numenius arquata chromosome 14, bNumArq3.hap1.1, whole genome shotgun sequence harbors:
- the GRIFIN gene encoding grifin — MALRFEALYPEGLCPGWSVVVKGETSSSTSMFEINLLCDPGDQIALHFNPRFSSSRIVCNSFLANHWGREEVNNTFPFEAKEPFQVEIYSDQDYFHIFIDENKILQYKHRQKQLSSITKLQILNDIAISSVEITKRGLY, encoded by the exons ATGGCGTTGCGG TTCGAGGCCCTGTATCCAGAGGGGCTGTGTCCCGGTTGGAGCGTCGTGGTCAAGGGCGAGACCAGTTCCAGTACGAGCAT GTTTGAAATTAATTTGCTCTGTGATCCTGGAGACCAAATCGCTCTCCACTTTAACCCCCGCTTCTCCAGCTCCAGAATCGTCTGCAACTCCTTCCTCGCCAACCactgggggagggaagaagtgAATAACACTTTCCCTTTTGAAGCAAAGGAGCCATTCCAG GTTGAAATCTACTCTGACCAGGACTATTTCCACATTTTCATCGATGAAAACAAAATCTTACAGTACAAGCATCGGCAGAAGCAGCTTTCATCCATCACCAAGCTGCAGATTCTCAACGATATTGCCATTTCTTCAGTGGAAATCACCAAACGGGGCCTTTACTAG